The Topomyia yanbarensis strain Yona2022 chromosome 3, ASM3024719v1, whole genome shotgun sequence nucleotide sequence tgaaatgggttcaaaccatgaaaacaccatcaccatggtccggtagatcccatataaaataccatatgatGGTGTATTTaagggttattgagaccattttatggtgtctttttaattgtgaattttgtcacggaccatatttaaggtcttttcaaggggctatgtggcgtttgaacccatgagtatttgctcgggtagcCCCTTTCAAGTACGTGCAACACAATTTGCGAATGAATCTTAAACTGTCGAAACTATTGACTGGAGACTACACTGTTTTAATAGCGGCTTAAACTGCGTCCATTCCaattaaagcttaagcagcttgaaagttctctaagatCTGTATATGAACTTTAAAGTGTGTTTTTTTAAGTATTATatgaacttttggttgcttgggccATGCTCTCTgtctttatttttaaactaaactATTATTGCAATTAATCAACCATGTTTTGGCATTAATCGATTGCAATCAGCAACTTCGTGAAAAACAGTTTATTAGCACAGATACTCAGACAGGATAAAACGTGTCCCCAATTTCCCAATCTATCGAGCCTGAGTGTATGTGTTGAATGCTCTTTATGCCTTTAAGTATTCAAAACACAGCTCTAAACGTGTTTCGAATGCAACAACAAAGAAAACGGTAGCGTACACCAGTTTTAAAGTACGAAACAAAACTTTTCGTATTGATAAATCAAAAACCTCTGCGCGGGATGTGATTTTTTCGGTTCCAATTTCACTTAACTCCTATAAAACTACGTTACAGAATATTATACCTTAAGGAACCTGATTGATATAAAATACTAATGTTTGCAAAACTGCGATAACAATAAAAACCAATAAGTGCTTTATCTTGGTCATATTGCATTACACTTGGGTTGACTACCAAGAATCATGTCAGATGCCTCAGTGATAAAAAACGCCTCACGCATATTGACCCACAAACCACCGAAAACATGTATCAACCTAACCCACACACATACAGAAAAATAAATAACTTTATCCCAACGCAACACACACATGTCGCACCATGCAATCCCAAAAACCATGCATgatgtttgttttcatttttctggTTCCTCTCCTAGCTTTTGTAGATGACACCTCAGTACCCTTGAATGTTTCCATAGCCATAATGTTGCTCGTTTAATATTTGAGCgacgaattaaaaaaagaacACGCGGGGCACCTCTATTTGTAAGCTAGCCGTAATTCATTGAGTCATTTAGATGCGAGTGTgtgcattagagtgggacatggttatgtgaaaaaaataaacttttgctccgagtatttttttttttgggtcccatttagctcccagaacaactctgcaaatttttagcttgatcggtgaaactatatttttgcgcccgctgTTTAAAgcttacatgggatttcgtatggggaaatcgtcttttgcaaaataattcttccaaaagTCGCCCGTTacatcctaaaaataaacagatgtctgatttttatagcaaATTTGTTAAGAAAACATAGTCTagaagaccgcgaaacgatctgatgctagcatcactgctgctgacggtcgaattatgcacaaaatttttaattttctcttattatgtacaaaagaagcctcaatttatccctcaaaactcttgcgaaattaccaaacagtatagataaatgatttacaCCTATTAGGAgcagattaaaacaaaattgcgtataattggacaaccaacaacagtggtgctagacaaaatgaatattttatcaattgtcagagcatcaatcggtttctgcttaattacctttttctcaagcgtcagatcgttttgtggttttcgagactttgtttctttgttaaatttcctttaaaagccacataatgatttatttttaggaagtaatgcgcgactcctggaggaattattttatgaaagttaatttttccatgcaaaatcccatgtaaactttaaacagtgggcgcaaaaatatagtttcagggatcgagctaagaatttgcacagttgttctaggacccaaaaggtacctaaaaagtttctcggagctggaatctaatttttgttccACCTTACTGTGCATAttccaacgttgccgaaaatctatTGCGTCTAGCGCCTATTGTACAGTCTGGACAATACAgtcaacatgttgctcgtttggcaagtGAGCATCGACTGGTACAAAAAGAGCATGGGTGATCTGTATAAATAACTTTCTCGTATGTGATGAAACGCTTAGATGCTCCTTTTTAACGGCTTTGCCTGAAATAGGCTTGCAAGTTTCgcatttttcttcattttgcgaaatttaatacgaaacacgtgcacatatttGCGATAAGATAGTGGAAAACTATAGCGATTAAGTTCAGTAGAgcgaaagttattcgcatttgaaaacTGGGCAAATGTCTCAGCAAAAATTTTAGAAACGGAATCCcagtattgaaacgttagaagtattctacttcaaaatgctCAAAAAGAAATTTTTGGAGTCAATATTGCATAATTTTGAAGTAGTTAACTTCGGAGATTTAGTATTAGCATTACTAAGTAATAAAGTATTAGCATTACTAAGTAACAAAGTaataaaagttttacaacaaaGGCACCTTAAGAAttaactttcaaaaaaaatagaGACACCAAGTCTACagaaaaattgttgaaaatgtCATTTAAAAGAACTTTGTTGAGACTTACCATTTTTTACTAAATACAACCGAAAcggcggtttttttttattattttctgtcttctttccgAAAAACAAAAGGTGGTCACGAACACACTCATATTAGTTGATTTTTGTCTAACAGTGTAAATCAGTGTTGCCACAAATAAATCTGTACCaagagttgaaaaatcttttccatCTGTACTTTTCtagaaaaaaatctgtaccggattctgtaccaataaaaataaaaaagctttaaaaaacatttaatatatttatttctcatgcgtttgatgatgtttgtacatagtttttgtaaattttgagtGTAAACTTTCAGTTAAAACCATTTTTGAGCTGACGCCACGTTGATTAAttcaatttttactttttaagaTTGAATTCATCGTGTCGTTATTAAGTCGATTCCGaagttttgttttattgttgttatattgtgaaaaaatctgttccACGGTAGCTGAAGAGTGAGGGATCGTGAGAATGTTAAAAACGATACATCGAAGTGCTGGAAACGCAAAGGAACCGTTAATTTTTTTCATGCTAGTTATCTTTGTCCACCAATCTTGCACGTGTTCGTTTTCTGAAACTGCAATTTCATTGCAAAGTAGCTTAACTTTTAAGGTACGAAATTCATTTTCTAACTCTTGAAAGTCTCCATCGTAAAATCCTGGGAATGCCTCCAAAATCACGCTGACGCTTGGTAAACTAGAAAATTGTGTTGGATTCAACCAAGCAGCTGCCTGAAGAATCGGATCATTGAAATCGAAACGCTTTCGGATTTGCTTAACCAGCTCTATGAAAAAACTACGACATATGTTCCAGAAAATCTGTTGCTTTTCGCCATCAACAAACTCAATCGCTTTTCCGGCTGCCATTCCAACATATATATTTCCCAACCTTGAGATgcttttcaaaatctttaaaattgGCTTGAGACAACGATTTAACGTACGATTCCTCACATATATTAGTAAGAATCGTCAAATAAAACTCTTTCAATTCGTTGTGCATCATCGTGAATTCAGGTTTTTCTGACTGGAACATGCGGTTCAGTCTGTTAATTTGTGGCAAAATATACTCCAAAAAAAGCAAGAGAGGCTTAGTCATTGCATCTTGTAAATAAGATAGTATCCTGCTAGCGGTTTGATTCTTATcaatattgtattgaacattaaAAAACAGAATCAACTCGGAGAATCTGACAAGACATCTTTTGACTACTGCCTCCAAGGATAACCATCGAGTGACAGATGGATGGAGCATTTTGAGAGGTTTTAGTTCTAATATTTCCTGAATCATATCGAACTCGCTTGCTCTTTTCGGACTGTTTGATACATAGCTGTATATATCCCTTAGAAGCTGCTCGAGATAGTCAGGAATTTTTCCGCAGGCGTAGCTAGCACATAGCGCTAGCGAATGACAAGTGCATTTGATGATTACTAAATCAGGACAATCGATTTTCAGCAGCCGCAGCACAGAGTTTGACCCACCCATCATCACAGCTGCACCATCAGACGCAAAACCTTTTAATCGATTCTTGTAAGGAATGCCGTCCTTACGGAATTGTTCAATGATAGCGTTGTAAATAGTTTTGTGATCAGCAGCTCCAAGCGATACGGCTGCGTAAAACACATCACGTACTTCACAGTCACCTTTTTCGCCCACGTTGCAAATCCTTACCACCATTGCCAACGTTTTTGTGGCTTTGATATCCGTAGATTCATCCACGATCAAAGAGAAACTACGCTCCTTCATTTTGCTCACCAGTTCGTCATGTTGCTCTTCTGCTAACACTCCACCAACAATAGCGGTTGTCTTCGTCCTACCAAGCTTCAGTTTAGCCAATACCTTGGAGTTAGGGTGTTATTTTCGACTGCCCAACAagaaatttttaattctgcTTGTGTTGCCATAATTTCGTCAGGATCTTGAAAATTCATGAAACCATCCAGGGTGATATCATCGTTTGCCAATACTACTTTTGAAGCAGACTCAATGTGACGCTTAGTAATAAGgtgctttttcaaatttgatttcCCACCTCTCTTGATGCAAAGCTTATCGAGGCATACTTTGCACCATGCAAAGAAATCATCTTTCTCGTATCTTTCAAAGCATTGATATTCTGACTCACGAGTCCattcatttttgtatttttgaattttttcagtGCCAGTTCTTAGTTTTTTATGAGCTGGTCCAGAATCTTCATTATCAGCGTCTGTGTCACTAAGTATCTCCGCATCGAATTGCTTTGCATTTTCCTCAGCATGAGAGTCGAATGTCCCATCATGCTGTTGACTCGGCTTCGAAATGTTCTTGACTAGAAAACatcaaaatataataataacatCACTACAAACGTATCTTAGCTAATTTACATTTTTCGACAGTTTGCCTTCTGGCAAAATAATCAGTCAAAGTTGTTTTGCGCGACATCACTTCACTTTTGCACAACCATTCAGCAAAAAAGCCCAATATTTACTTGAATGAATATATATTTGAATTTCTGCTGCCCTCTGTGAACCTATTGTACAttattgtcaagtactctagggcatgttcaggagcgttttattttgtataggagtttcaaagtagaactggaactgaaacattcacatccccagcagagcgttttgttttattatttcgaacagctttgtttcaaaatttaaaactgttatacgactccgttctatttgttgctgattttaaaacacgtttagaactgtgttttaaatacatgcaaagttttcagcacatacacttagacccgataggctggggaaaaaaaattgaatgcagtaacgctgaaggaatggcgagacatgaattttaaactgaatagaacatccgctagaactgctgctggggacagcaagttctagttttaaaattttcagttttatataatagaactgtcaaaattatgaatctagaactgaaacactcctgaacatgctcttaaaGAGCATGTAAGAAGCATACTAATAGCTGTTTATCGATTAGtccatttaatattttacgatacGTTACGCTACTCAATAACTAATGGAGTAATTGTTATATTTTCGAAAGTTGTAGATACATCTCATCTGTTCGCCACTCTTTGTTCATAGACTCTCTCGAAAATACTTTCAATCGAGAAAACCCAGTCAACGAAACGACGACTAGGCTGTTTCAACTAGAAGCCGGCGAGCGGTGGGCTATTACcaagtaaagttcagccggaaatctggctggttctagttagtataccgactccagtgacacaacagATTCTAGCTAGAATCggttgtcactggagccggagtactaactagaaccagccagaattcctgTTCATTTTTCGGTTGAACTTTACCTGGTTGGGACCCTCACACGATgcgttagtaatgtcattactgagaagtaatgtcacttttaatgatcgcgTAAGGCGAGTAGTCAAGCAAAATACGCTGTGATAAGCGAACCCTACACTAGACCGGAATATTGTCTATAAATATATTAACAAGGCAGCATCAATACATCATTCCAATTTGAATTCTACaggatcaatattttcaaaatagcttCACACAATCAATAGTAAAGCCATACTATAAGCAAAATACGCTGGGTGGGATATATTCCTCTGCTCTTCATAAAAAATTTAGTCATGGAAGGGTATCACAAAAAACATCTTTTTATTCAGTAGCTGTTCGACGACATGTCCAAGCGATTTTCGTGTTTCTGGCGATCTACCAGATAGTAGCTCTTGAGAAAAACAAGACCCATCAATTCCAATAAATTTAAGCAAATATGCGCAATAGACAGCTCATTGGGTGATGCTCAGCGGTCAATGTAACCGCAACGGTTCAAACTTATCTGGTGCAGCAAATAttctaataaaaaaactaaaaatcctTCGGCCTAAACGGTTGCAACTGGAAGCGTATATAAACTGCAATATCAGTATTTGTTGTACTCGAtctcggtactaccacctgcacTTCGTAATGGATTGCAC carries:
- the LOC131688348 gene encoding uncharacterized protein LOC131688348, with amino-acid sequence PNSKVLAKLKLGRTKTTAIVGGVLAEEQHDELVSKMKERSFSLIVDESTDIKATKTLAMVVRICNVGEKGDCEVRDVFYAAVSLGAADHKTIYNAIIEQFRKDGIPYKNRLKGFASDGAAVMMGGSNSVLRLLKIDCPDLVIIKCTCHSLALCASYACGKIPDYLEQLLRDIYSYVSNSPKRASEFDMIQEILELKPLKMLHPSVTRWLSLEAVVKRCLVRFSELILFFNVQYNIDKNQTASRILSYLQDAMTKPLLLFLEYILPQINRLNRMFQSEKPEFTMMHNELKEFYLTILTNICEESYVKSLSQANFKDFEKHLKVGKYICWNGSRKSD